In Magnolia sinica isolate HGM2019 chromosome 16, MsV1, whole genome shotgun sequence, the genomic window ggggcACGTGGTgatgtttaattgtcatccaaccttttcataaggctAGGTGTGGACTCTGCGggggggcccacagtgatgtatgtgtttcatccaggtcGTTCATTTTTtttgctggatcattttaggacatgagcagaAAACTCAAGCAtacccaaaacttaagtggaccacaccataagaaatagcggtGATAACAACGTTGGCCGTTGAAACTTTCTCAGGCCCACggttatatttatttgtcatccaacctcttcagttttcaaaaggCCCTGCGGACCTGATGAAggagaaacataaatatcagcttcttccaaAAGCTTCTATGGCCCAAATAAGTTTTTAAGTTCAATACTCGTTgctttcatgttgtgtggtccacttgggctttcgaTATATACTTCAATTATGCGCTCAtgtccttaaaataagctggtaaaacggatggacggcgcagataaaatcatacatcacagtggccccattgGGTCCTGACACCCAGGAGTGGCGATCACCCCCACAGACGCGTACCCCAAACTAAAGTAGGAACCCACGGCTTAAACCCCGTCTGCAGTCTTCCAaaacccgagagagagagagagagagagagagagatggcttgGCGATCAGGATCGCTTTCAAGGACCCTTCTATCAACGGCGAGATCTTCTTCCTTCCGCTCTGCCCCACCGCTTCCCCGTCTCCGCCCTTCTCCGCCCCTCGCCGCCCCTCGCCCTCCTCGTAGCCGCCTAACCTTCGCCCATCCCAGGTAACAGAGAGAGGAAAGAAAATCCCATTTTTTTCTGCTTTCAATGGCATATGACGAAAATGCCCATCTGCGTTTCTCGAAATTACCAGGTTGCTAGGGGAGCTTGGATGCACGCAGTCTCTCCTTCCACTTCACAGCGTGGTGGCGGCAGCCCGCCTTACATCCCACCTGTCGATCGATTCGCGCGCTTGCTGCGAGCTGTCTCAGGGTACCCTCTCCCGCACTTGTCAAGATCGCTAGTTGTCTCTTTGTGAGTCTTTACAACTGTTCTAGGAACCACACCCATTCCGTTCCGGTGCACACCTTCAGTAGAATCCACACACACACCCCCCGATTCATTTATTCGTTTGCTTGTTGTTGTTTTGGTCTGATGTGTTTGGTCGATTCTGTGAAAGGGGTATGCttgctagggttttttttttttttttttttttttaaatttaaattctaTTTTTTAAGTTTGAAATGGGATTGGGATTGATAGGGAGGAATGGAAAAGATGGGTGATACAAGAGAGGCTGGGCATTATCGGGACGCTGAAGAGAATGGTGTCACAGCTTCAAGCATTGTaggttattatttttatttttattttggtggtTCTTTTTTTCTTGAATAAACATTAAAGTCGAGCGGCAGGAGAATTTTGTGGATGGTTAATGAATAAAACTCGAGAGAGGGATAATAGCTAAAAGAAGGAGAAAAGTGTAGTAAACATGTTTGGATTTCTTAAATGGATGCGACTTATTTGCTTTATATTGGGAATATTTATATATCAATCCAGACCGATAAAATAGTAGGCTTTCATGTGGATGGGGGATTAGCCCAAACATTATGCATATTGTGCAATCTCGACTATCCGATATTAGCAGTCAAAGTTGGATACCTTAGCATTTTCTTTTTAACTGTTGATATGGTTACGGCTTGCTACTTATTGGATGGTAACAATAGTCCAGTCAATGCGGTTTTTGGGATATGCTTCATCTGCAATGAGGCCTAGGATTTGGAAATCAGGGGTTGACGTGCATCCATGCCATGTGTTTGGGGGATGTTACTACCATTCAAGAAATAGTCAAGCTTGTGGATATTTTGTACATATCTTAACTCCACCAGTCAGGTAACCCCAAATTGCTGGGAGAGAGAATAAGATGATGATGTTGACTCCTCAATTATCTACTTCACTGATTATTTACTTACATCTCAGTATTTTTGCTGTGTTTTACTTTTTTGGTTCTTTCACTTTATGCTTTGTGTTTATTTTGATGCCTTgttagaattttattttcttaaaactTAAGTTAACAAACCTGATTTCTTGGTTGttttgttgtgtgtgtgtgtgcgttcAATGAGTAATTCCTAGTATGGTTTTTATGGTAGTTGATTTTGAATACGTTTTGTATATGATATTTTAGCATGCCCTAAAATATCATCATTTGAGCACACATTTAATGGCCCATGTATTGGTACACTTCTGGGTGTTTCAAAAAATGGTAGCATCTGATTTAGGGTAAAGAAAAAGTGTCACCCTTCCCCAATATCTATCCACCTACTTTTATTTTGAACTCCCAACCTTAGTTGGGATCAGTGTTTTAAAAAGCGTGTAGTGTATTGTGTAGTGTCCATCCTTCtacatgattctttatttttaaattaaaataatagaaaaaatgataaatagtaagaataaatattaaaaatacaacaatttttttaaaagccTAAAAAtgcttcctttattttatttttatttttcatataaaaGCATGTTCAAAACAAGTTTTTAATTATCACTTATCAGAAGCCAATCTATTTATATTTAAGCCAACTATtatatggtggcccacatgatggttcgATCAACCATAAAAAAACAATAgacaaccacaacatagaaaccAAAACCACCAGCACCATCATCATGCCAGTCACTACACACTACACAGATGGTTGTAGAACAAGCTAAATATTGCATGGTATGAcccccaaaaatgaaacaaaaaaggaaagtaaaataaaaagACACTCTAAATcaattacaataaaataaaagttattaATTGAGTTAAAGACTAAAAGAAATACTTGTATTTAGCTttaaatcaattaaaaaaatgCAAATCCTTGTATTTAGCTttaaatcaattaaaaaaatgCAAATCTTTAGCTCCACAGCCGTACGCACTTCCAAAAGGGGAATCTTGAAGTTCTTCTTTGTTTAGTCTCCAATGCCCTTGAAACTTCAGCCATAGGACCTTTCAACAGGGCCAATCAATGCCCTAAAGTTTCTTCTCTTACAGTTCCTTGGATTGGAAGAATCGAAAATAGGTAGTTTGGTGGAAAGAGGGCTTACCATTAAGGGTATTAGGGCTTTCAAACCCAGTTCTTTTAAAGCATTTTGAGTAAGTATGAGTATATGAGTTCCACACCACTTAGAAAACTCATAAATCTTCAATCGTACACGTGTAGGCCCTTGTATAGATTGTTAAAACTATCTGATATGGGTATATGTCAGTGTGTCTCgcatccgttacgatacggcgttatcggccgatacgtaacggtaacggctaatatcgttacgcgccgccctgcccccccccccccctccaatTCTGTGACTGTAACGGCCGGACCCGTGACGGCTGTTACAggcctaaagaaaataggaaaaaaaataccttttttttcttcttctccttcttcttcttctccttcttctcctccttcttcttcctcttcttcttcttcttctcggactgCTACggcccttcttctctctctctctctctctctctctctctctctctctctctccttttcctcttttcttttcggtttccctctctctctctctctcttcttttcatttcgTTCTTGAAAAACGAATGGACTGCGTGGCTGTGAAACAGCCACGTACttcaaatttctttttaaaatgttTAGCGGACCTGCGGTGCACGCTGCACAGTGCACTTGTGGAAATCGGATTGTGCCCAcagtgaatttatgtggtttatccacatcgtccatcggctttttcagctcattttaggggttgagcccaaaattgaagcttatccaaagcccaagtggaccataccaaatgaaacaatggaaataatgatttctaccgttgaaaccttgttaggccccacagtgatgtttatttgtcatccaaccttctcataagatcatacaaacatggatgaatggaaaataccaatataagcttgatccaaaacttctatggcccctaagaaattttcaacggtagacattcaattcacattgtttcctgtggtgtggtccattttagcttttTATATGCTTTGTTTTTGAGATagggccctaaaatcatctgttaaaatgtatggacggatcggataaaatacataaattatagtggaccccacagagtttactcattacgcttagcgtactgagttactcattacgcttagcgtactgagttactcagtacgcaatctgcctCTGCACTTGCCATTGTTTTGTtaagtggccccaccttgatttatgtatagaATATCCATGCGgtctactataatgtttattttccattgaacttgttcataaggtcacatagcctggcccactagtggtccacttgagatctggatttactttatttttttccaatgcccttaaatgagttgacaaaacggatggatgacatggatatataatacataatcgagtggaccccagtacatggccctaaaaatttgtaCATGACATATgtatcaactcaaaattaaccaattaaattttgggaccattgttgctaagtcacaatcccaaaagtAAATAACTCCTACAATTTTACCATTAGTTTGcatacacttgttttttgaaacaggaccatttgatatttttcatttttcactgtccaataaatgtccaccaatccattagtggaataagtgccaatagattacattaatttgaggctagtttagggcatcaaatggtccccaaaCCAACCCCGAATTGACAACACAATTTActtcaatttaattttaatttttttaaagatttaggggggaaaatgatatcaacttattaggtatatgaattacataatattcttgacttgaggatgacaggtcacaggacaggaatcacagtcacaGCCACaggtatgttaaattgttaataacttaatatagaataaattatgaaaaaataattgcaaacacctatacatgtaagatattttcatattacattcattctaatatatctatcattgataatagatagttagaaaattaagtatatgagttttgcagtcaaatctaggttgtttggttcataaattcatcagacagtccgatacaacttctcaccaaagagtgaaccgttacaccactataaacatgttccaatttataaatgaatgcatatttggaatgcttagaatatttcggatttaatccatattttttcatacctttttggcaaaaaaaataaaaattgcaccgttacgggccattacgcccccgtatcgccgttacacccccgtatccgtatcggtatcagtggacaccgttacgccaatcgataccgatacagaataccttAGTATATGTACAGATATTCTTCATCAATAATAGGACTCACCATTTGGTTTTCGGAATGGGGGATCCCCGTTGGCAACAACCACGGTAGTAGTTGCAGAACTACTGGGCTGAGAGAGGACAACCTGTTGTTCCTGCTTCTCTTTCTTCACTTCGGAGATGGAGGTCCTACGGTAGGTAACAGCAGGTAGTCTGGATACTTCTAAATCATTGGCACATGTAATAAGGATTGCTCCCCACCATTTTACATTAGCAGGTAAACTAACACAAAAGGATTTCTTAATAAAATTAGTGGTATGGTGTAGTATAAGCTACGCACGCTACACGCTATTAacttgtagtgtacgctacaaagcacatgcaacatGGGAAATACGATAGTCACTTATGCCACGTAGTGTGTAGGCTACGCTATGCTACATAGcgacgctatttaaaacattggttgggATAAGGCGTAGATGATGCTTGTGACTCGTATTTTGAACTCCATAGATG contains:
- the LOC131228753 gene encoding protein NONRESPONDING TO OXYLIPINS 2, mitochondrial-like isoform X2; protein product: MAWRSGSLSRTLLSTARSSSFRSAPPLPRLRPSPPLAAPRPPRSRLTFAHPRLLGELGCTQSLLPLHSVVAAARLTSHLSIDSRACCELSQGRNGKDG
- the LOC131228753 gene encoding protein NONRESPONDING TO OXYLIPINS 2, mitochondrial-like isoform X3, which gives rise to MAWRSGSLSRTLLSTARSSSFRSAPPLPRLRPSPPLAAPRPPRSRLTFAHPRLLGELGCTQSLLPLHSVVAAARLTSHLSIDSRACCELSQGT
- the LOC131228753 gene encoding protein NONRESPONDING TO OXYLIPINS 2, mitochondrial-like isoform X1; this translates as MAWRSGSLSRTLLSTARSSSFRSAPPLPRLRPSPPLAAPRPPRSRLTFAHPRLLGELGCTQSLLPLHSVVAAARLTSHLSIDSRACCELSQGTLSRTCQDR